Proteins from a genomic interval of Microbacterium abyssi:
- a CDS encoding SDR family NAD(P)-dependent oxidoreductase translates to MPTALITGASAGLGEEFARQLAARGADLVLVARSAERLDALAVGLRDAHGVSVEVLAADLVTEDGVARVIARVADQEHPIGLLVNNAGFGLPLHFADNDIDDEVQHLRIHVEAPMRLMHAALGSMRGRGGRIINVASVAGFISRSTYSACKQWLIGFSRWANAEYAKDGVSVTAVCPGFTHTTFHERMGLAPGREGIPAIGWLNAPDVVREGLRDAARGKAVSVPSLRYKAVVALTKVLPSSLTARAAQRGRV, encoded by the coding sequence ATGCCGACCGCGCTGATCACGGGGGCGAGTGCGGGTCTCGGCGAGGAGTTCGCCCGTCAGCTCGCCGCACGAGGAGCCGACCTGGTGCTGGTCGCGCGGTCGGCCGAACGGCTCGACGCGCTGGCCGTCGGACTGCGAGACGCACACGGCGTCTCAGTCGAGGTGCTCGCCGCGGATCTCGTCACAGAAGACGGCGTGGCGCGTGTGATCGCACGGGTCGCCGATCAGGAGCATCCGATCGGCCTCCTGGTCAACAATGCGGGGTTCGGGTTGCCGCTGCACTTCGCCGATAACGACATCGACGACGAGGTGCAGCACCTGCGCATCCACGTCGAGGCGCCGATGCGGCTCATGCACGCGGCGCTGGGCAGCATGCGCGGACGCGGCGGACGGATCATCAACGTGGCATCCGTCGCCGGGTTCATCTCCCGCTCGACGTACTCCGCGTGCAAGCAGTGGCTGATCGGCTTCAGCCGGTGGGCGAATGCCGAGTACGCGAAGGACGGCGTCAGCGTCACCGCGGTGTGCCCCGGCTTCACCCACACCACGTTCCACGAGCGGATGGGCCTCGCACCAGGCCGCGAGGGGATCCCCGCGATCGGGTGGCTGAATGCACCGGACGTCGTGCGAGAGGGCCTGCGGGATGCCGCGCGCGGCAAGGCCGTCTCCGTCCCCTCGCTGCGCTACAAGGCGGTCGTCGCGCTGACGAAGGTGCTCCCCTCATCGCTCACCGCACGCGCAGCGCAGCGCGGAAGGGTCTGA
- a CDS encoding OsmC family peroxiredoxin — translation MPVTSEATTTWNGSLMEGSGNVAFSSSNLGTFPINWKARSEGSDTTTTPEELIAAAHSSCFSMALSNALADNGTPPERVNTTASVTFKPGVGITGSHLNVNASVPGLTPEQFQEIAEGAKTGCPVSQALSGIDITLEATLA, via the coding sequence ATGCCCGTCACCAGCGAAGCCACCACCACCTGGAACGGTTCTCTGATGGAGGGGTCGGGCAACGTCGCCTTCTCCTCTTCGAACCTCGGCACGTTCCCGATCAACTGGAAAGCGCGCAGCGAAGGCTCTGACACGACCACGACACCGGAGGAGCTCATCGCCGCCGCGCACTCGTCGTGCTTCAGCATGGCGCTCTCGAACGCCCTGGCCGACAACGGCACCCCGCCTGAGCGCGTCAACACGACCGCATCGGTGACCTTCAAGCCGGGCGTCGGCATCACCGGCAGCCACCTGAACGTGAACGCGTCCGTGCCCGGCCTCACCCCTGAGCAGTTCCAGGAGATCGCCGAGGGCGCGAAGACCGGCTGCCCGGTCTCACAGGCGCTGTCCGGGATCGACATCACACTCGAGGCGACGCTCGCCTGA
- a CDS encoding NUDIX domain-containing protein, which produces MTWQTNDSRVVYENPWISVREDAVTGPAGDGIYGVVTLRNAAVFVVALDAEDRVCLITLDRYTVGRSVEVPAGGSDGEDPLVAAQRELLEETGMRAEEWTEIGTMNALNGVTIAPEHVFLARGLSKAHQSAAHDDEGIEEVSWVPLSDALGMVADGRIRDGETVAALAYAGIHLGRFA; this is translated from the coding sequence ATGACATGGCAGACCAACGATTCGCGGGTCGTCTACGAGAACCCGTGGATCTCAGTGCGGGAGGACGCCGTGACCGGACCCGCCGGCGACGGCATCTACGGCGTCGTCACTCTGCGCAACGCAGCGGTGTTCGTGGTCGCGCTCGATGCGGAGGACCGGGTGTGCCTCATCACGCTCGATCGATACACCGTCGGACGCTCGGTCGAGGTGCCGGCGGGCGGCAGCGACGGCGAGGATCCGCTGGTCGCGGCGCAGCGCGAGCTGCTCGAGGAGACCGGCATGCGCGCTGAGGAGTGGACGGAGATCGGCACGATGAACGCGCTCAACGGCGTCACGATCGCGCCCGAGCACGTGTTCCTCGCCCGGGGCCTGAGTAAGGCCCACCAAAGTGCCGCGCACGATGACGAGGGGATCGAGGAGGTCTCGTGGGTACCGCTCTCAGATGCGCTCGGGATGGTCGCCGACGGCCGTATCCGTGACGGTGAGACGGTCGCGGCACTGGCCTATGCCGGCATCCACCTGGGGCGATTCGCCTGA
- a CDS encoding polyribonucleotide nucleotidyltransferase: MEGPEITAAEAVLDNGRFGTRTVRFETGRLAQQAQGSVAAYLDGETMILSATSAGKHPREGFDFFPLTVDVEERSYAAGKIPGSFFRREGRPSTEAILVCRLIDRPLRPSFVDGLRNEVQVVITVLSIAPGEYYDALAINAASASTQISGLPFSGPIAGVRLALIPGQGEHADQWVAFPNEAQVAEAVFDLMVAGRVVKKSDGSEDVAIMMVEAEATENSWNLIKGGAVKPNEEVVAGGLEAAKPFLKQLVEAQADMASHSSKAPGVYPVFPAYEQGTYDFIAASATADLEKVYQIADKQERQSADDAVKDRVKAEVAAAIEAGTLPESAAGEVSGAYKSVTKGIVRGRVLAEGVRMDGRGLADIRPLDAEVQVIPRVHGSAIFQRGETQIMGVTTLNMLKMEQQIDSLSPTTSKRYMHHYNFPPYSTGETGRVGSPKRREIGHGFLAERALVPVLPSREEFPYAIRQVSEALGSNGSTSMGSVCASTLSLLNAGVPLRAAVAGIAMGLVSDEVNGETRYAALTDILGAEDALGDMDFKVAGTSEFITAIQLDTKLDGLPSDVLTGALTQARDARLTILGVLNAAIDAPDEMAPTAPRVISVQIPVDKIGELIGPKGKTINAIQDETGAQISIEEDGTVYIGATDGPSAEAARAQVNAIANPTNPEVGEQFLGTVVKIASFGAFISLLPGKDGLLHVTEVRKLAGGKRVENVEDVLSVGQKLLVKITKIDDRGKLSLEPVLDDAPAEEAAQAETTEA; this comes from the coding sequence TTGGAAGGTCCTGAAATCACTGCCGCCGAGGCCGTTCTCGACAACGGCCGCTTCGGCACCCGCACTGTCCGCTTCGAAACCGGTCGTCTCGCTCAGCAGGCGCAGGGTTCGGTCGCGGCTTATCTCGACGGAGAGACGATGATCCTCTCCGCAACCAGCGCCGGCAAGCACCCGCGCGAAGGCTTCGACTTCTTCCCGCTGACCGTCGACGTGGAAGAGCGTTCGTACGCGGCAGGAAAGATCCCCGGCTCGTTCTTCCGTCGTGAGGGTCGTCCCTCGACAGAGGCGATCCTGGTCTGCCGTCTGATCGACCGTCCGCTGCGCCCGTCGTTCGTCGACGGCCTGCGCAACGAGGTCCAGGTCGTCATCACCGTGCTGTCGATCGCTCCGGGCGAGTACTACGACGCACTGGCGATCAACGCGGCTTCCGCATCGACGCAGATCTCGGGTCTGCCGTTCTCCGGTCCGATCGCAGGCGTCCGCCTCGCGCTCATCCCTGGCCAGGGCGAGCACGCTGACCAGTGGGTCGCGTTCCCGAACGAGGCGCAGGTCGCAGAGGCCGTCTTCGACCTCATGGTCGCCGGTCGCGTGGTCAAGAAGTCCGACGGCTCCGAAGACGTCGCGATCATGATGGTCGAGGCCGAGGCGACCGAGAACAGCTGGAACCTCATCAAGGGCGGCGCAGTCAAGCCGAACGAAGAGGTCGTCGCGGGTGGCCTCGAGGCCGCCAAGCCGTTCCTCAAGCAGCTCGTCGAGGCGCAGGCCGATATGGCTTCGCACTCCTCGAAGGCGCCTGGCGTCTACCCGGTCTTCCCGGCATACGAGCAGGGCACCTACGACTTCATCGCCGCATCCGCGACGGCCGACCTCGAGAAGGTCTACCAGATCGCTGACAAGCAGGAGCGTCAGAGCGCCGATGACGCGGTCAAGGACCGCGTCAAGGCCGAGGTGGCTGCGGCCATCGAGGCGGGCACGCTGCCGGAGTCCGCTGCCGGCGAGGTGTCCGGCGCCTACAAGTCGGTCACCAAGGGCATCGTCCGCGGTCGCGTCCTGGCAGAGGGCGTCCGCATGGACGGTCGTGGCCTGGCCGACATCCGCCCGCTGGACGCCGAGGTGCAGGTCATCCCGCGCGTGCACGGTTCGGCGATCTTCCAGCGCGGCGAGACCCAGATCATGGGCGTCACCACGCTGAACATGCTCAAGATGGAGCAGCAGATCGACTCGCTGTCCCCGACGACGAGCAAGCGCTACATGCACCACTACAACTTCCCGCCCTACTCGACCGGTGAGACCGGTCGTGTCGGTTCGCCGAAGCGTCGCGAGATCGGGCACGGCTTCCTGGCCGAGCGCGCGCTCGTTCCGGTTCTGCCGAGCCGCGAGGAGTTCCCTTACGCGATCCGTCAGGTGTCCGAGGCTCTCGGCTCCAACGGCTCGACGTCGATGGGCTCTGTCTGCGCCTCCACCCTGTCGCTGCTGAACGCGGGTGTGCCGTTGCGCGCAGCCGTCGCCGGCATCGCCATGGGTCTCGTCTCCGACGAGGTGAATGGCGAGACCCGTTACGCGGCTCTGACCGACATCCTCGGTGCGGAAGACGCGCTCGGCGACATGGACTTCAAGGTCGCAGGCACCAGCGAGTTCATCACCGCGATCCAGCTCGACACGAAGCTCGACGGGCTCCCGTCCGACGTTCTCACCGGCGCGCTGACGCAGGCCCGCGATGCACGTCTGACGATCCTCGGTGTTCTGAACGCCGCGATCGACGCTCCTGACGAGATGGCGCCCACCGCGCCCCGCGTCATCAGCGTGCAGATCCCGGTCGACAAGATCGGCGAGCTGATCGGCCCGAAGGGCAAGACGATCAACGCGATCCAGGACGAGACCGGCGCGCAGATCTCCATCGAGGAGGACGGCACCGTCTACATCGGCGCGACCGATGGCCCCTCGGCCGAGGCGGCCCGTGCCCAGGTGAACGCGATCGCCAACCCCACCAACCCGGAGGTCGGCGAGCAGTTCCTCGGCACCGTGGTGAAGATCGCCTCGTTCGGCGCCTTCATCTCGCTGCTGCCCGGCAAGGACGGCCTGCTGCACGTCACCGAGGTGCGCAAGCTCGCCGGTGGCAAGCGCGTCGAGAACGTCGAGGACGTCCTCTCTGTCGGTCAGAAGCTCCTCGTGAAGATCACGAAGATCGACGACCGCGGCAAGCTGTCGCTCGAGCCGGTGCTCGACGACGCTCCCGCCGAGGAGGCCGCGCAGGCGGAGACCACCGAGGCGTAA
- a CDS encoding aldo/keto reductase: MRLFSAGAADQPAHAQVAAEHPSAPIPVVGPGVGERIRVPLGETEFSSFPLMLGAAEFGWNVDLETSHAILDRYVEFGGNAIHTADGFSGGRSEHIIGQWLRSRGLRDGTILSVRIGSHADNPGLGSVNLVRAVEGSLTRLDVDRIDVLYLDATLDRATNLEDTLATVEWLRDAGKIGAVGAFGFAPERLVEARILASAGYPRIEVLDEPYNLIRRDRFEGDLRLVAGAQNLAVTPSHALEHGFLSGRHRSKALVSRGVRGDQLRGHLNRRGTRILRALDQVAAEVDAPIAAVSMAWLLAQRTVVAPIVNSFAIQHVDELMQGAGVSLSRTQVLELTRAGA; this comes from the coding sequence ATGCGATTGTTCAGCGCAGGAGCAGCTGATCAGCCCGCACACGCCCAGGTTGCCGCCGAGCACCCTTCGGCACCGATCCCCGTCGTCGGCCCTGGCGTGGGGGAGCGTATCCGGGTTCCGCTCGGTGAGACGGAGTTCTCCAGCTTCCCGCTGATGCTGGGGGCTGCGGAGTTCGGCTGGAACGTCGATCTCGAGACCAGCCACGCGATCCTGGACCGGTACGTCGAGTTCGGCGGGAACGCGATCCACACCGCCGACGGCTTCTCCGGGGGCCGCAGCGAGCACATCATCGGCCAGTGGCTGCGATCGCGCGGACTGCGCGACGGCACCATTCTCAGCGTGCGGATCGGATCGCACGCCGACAATCCCGGCCTCGGCTCCGTCAACCTCGTGCGGGCCGTCGAAGGATCGCTCACCCGGCTGGACGTCGACCGGATCGATGTGCTCTACCTGGACGCCACGCTGGACAGGGCGACGAACCTCGAGGACACGCTCGCCACCGTCGAGTGGCTGCGCGACGCCGGCAAGATCGGCGCCGTCGGCGCCTTCGGCTTCGCGCCTGAGCGTCTGGTCGAGGCGCGGATCCTCGCATCCGCCGGGTACCCGCGAATCGAAGTGCTCGATGAGCCGTACAACCTCATCCGCCGCGACCGCTTCGAGGGCGACCTGCGTCTCGTCGCCGGAGCTCAGAACCTGGCGGTGACCCCTTCGCACGCGCTCGAGCACGGATTCCTGTCCGGGCGCCACCGCAGCAAGGCTCTCGTGTCCCGCGGCGTGCGCGGCGATCAGCTGCGGGGTCACCTGAACCGTCGTGGCACCCGCATCCTCCGCGCGCTCGACCAGGTCGCCGCAGAGGTCGACGCGCCGATCGCCGCAGTGTCCATGGCATGGCTGCTCGCACAGCGCACGGTCGTGGCTCCGATCGTGAACAGCTTCGCCATCCAGCACGTCGATGAGCTGATGCAGGGCGCCGGCGTTTCGCTCTCGCGGACCCAGGTCCTGGAACTCACGCGCGCCGGAGCCTGA
- a CDS encoding DUF4395 domain-containing protein has product MTPPAGIDPRGPRFAATITSVLLLAAVVLGLVGLSTAQDAAAFGWFAYQPLADATFVPGGIWAITQASIAQRALDPGFLLLLVIALLFLWGVVSPRTAPWGVVFRRFVRPRLPARTELEDPRPPRFAQGVGLAVVVIGLALHLAGLPLALPIAAGAAFIAAFLNAAFAFCLGCQIYLLLQRAGLVGKAPRAA; this is encoded by the coding sequence ATGACCCCTCCCGCAGGAATCGATCCGCGCGGCCCGCGCTTCGCGGCGACCATCACCTCCGTGCTGCTGCTCGCAGCCGTCGTGCTGGGCCTCGTCGGACTGTCGACGGCGCAGGATGCGGCGGCCTTCGGGTGGTTCGCCTATCAGCCTCTCGCCGATGCCACCTTCGTGCCGGGCGGAATCTGGGCGATCACGCAGGCGTCGATCGCGCAGCGCGCCCTCGACCCCGGCTTCTTGCTGCTCCTCGTCATCGCGCTGCTGTTCCTGTGGGGCGTCGTGTCGCCGCGGACCGCACCGTGGGGCGTCGTCTTCCGTCGTTTCGTGCGCCCCCGCCTGCCGGCGCGGACCGAGCTCGAGGATCCGCGTCCCCCGCGGTTCGCCCAGGGCGTCGGCCTCGCCGTGGTCGTCATCGGGCTTGCACTGCACCTCGCCGGACTTCCACTGGCGCTGCCGATCGCCGCCGGTGCGGCCTTCATCGCCGCGTTCCTGAACGCCGCCTTCGCGTTCTGCCTCGGCTGCCAGATCTACCTCCTGCTGCAGCGCGCCGGTCTCGTCGGCAAGGCGCCACGTGCCGCCTGA
- a CDS encoding histidine phosphatase family protein — protein MTHYIYLVRHGEHQDAEHGVDDGPLSPRGQRQAELIADRLSGLPLDAIWHSPLLRATETARAIAERLPSVTPVPRALLFDCVPTGMTDETPVVYEPFFGSLTDAEVDAGRAQMADAVNEFLVRKQGDVHEVLITHNFVIAWFVREVLGAPEWRWMTLNQAHCGLTVIAQKQGRPWTLINHNELSHLPVELRTGLPDAMPV, from the coding sequence GTGACGCACTACATATATCTGGTCAGACATGGTGAACATCAGGATGCCGAGCACGGCGTCGACGACGGACCCCTCTCTCCCAGGGGGCAGCGACAAGCGGAACTCATCGCTGACCGGCTCTCCGGACTCCCGCTCGATGCGATCTGGCATTCTCCGCTGCTGAGGGCCACGGAGACCGCGCGGGCGATCGCCGAACGGCTTCCCTCGGTCACGCCCGTGCCCAGGGCGTTGTTGTTCGACTGCGTGCCGACCGGCATGACCGATGAGACACCGGTCGTTTATGAGCCGTTCTTCGGATCCTTGACCGACGCGGAAGTCGACGCGGGGCGCGCACAGATGGCCGACGCGGTCAACGAGTTCCTGGTGCGCAAGCAGGGCGATGTGCACGAAGTGCTGATCACGCACAACTTCGTGATCGCCTGGTTCGTGCGAGAGGTGCTGGGTGCTCCGGAATGGCGCTGGATGACGCTCAATCAGGCCCACTGCGGACTGACGGTCATCGCCCAGAAGCAGGGCAGGCCGTGGACGCTGATCAATCACAACGAACTGAGCCACCTTCCGGTGGAGCTGCGTACCGGCCTGCCGGACGCGATGCCGGTGTGA
- a CDS encoding dihydrofolate reductase encodes MTWVGLIWAEAAGGVIGAEGGMPWHVPEDLAHFKDITVTAPVVMGRKTWDSLPERFRPLPGRENIVITRQQDWEAAGARRAADLSGAVRGLEKVWIIGGAEIFAQVIGGADRLEVTELDLDVAGDAYAPSKEGWRLVDEGEWQTSRSGIRYRFLGYER; translated from the coding sequence ATGACCTGGGTGGGGTTGATCTGGGCTGAGGCCGCCGGCGGCGTCATCGGCGCCGAAGGCGGGATGCCGTGGCACGTGCCGGAGGATCTCGCGCACTTCAAGGACATCACCGTCACCGCGCCGGTCGTGATGGGCCGGAAGACCTGGGACTCGCTGCCGGAGCGCTTCCGTCCGCTCCCGGGCCGCGAGAACATCGTCATCACGCGGCAGCAGGACTGGGAAGCAGCGGGGGCGCGGCGCGCCGCGGACCTGTCCGGCGCCGTCCGCGGGCTCGAGAAGGTGTGGATCATCGGCGGAGCCGAGATCTTCGCGCAGGTGATCGGAGGGGCCGATCGGCTCGAGGTCACCGAGCTCGACCTCGACGTCGCAGGCGACGCCTACGCGCCGTCGAAGGAGGGCTGGCGGCTCGTCGACGAAGGGGAGTGGCAGACGTCCCGCTCGGGCATCCGCTACCGGTTCCTCGGGTACGAGCGCTGA
- a CDS encoding GDSL-type esterase/lipase family protein, with product MTESFLPHMNGVTGSVLQILRHLERTGHDAHVIAPGAAGIPGTMHGASIEPVMSLALPGYRNVRVGTVTAHRIAESLSSFRPDVVHLASPFALGWRGVLAATRLALPVVAAYQTDVAAYTERYRVAATTNFAQNHILRLHRRATLTLAPSSESEQQLHGLGVDRIRRWGRGVDAERFHPGARVEQWQHRSPDEIVVGYVGRLAAEKQIEDLRVLHGIPGIRLVIVGDGPSRPRLAAQMPDAVFLGHLDGDELAAAMASFDIFVHPGESETFGQTLQEAHASGVPIVATGRGGPLDLIRMGIDGWLYRPGDLDDLRMRVMDLAGDARKRRAFGAAGRRAVEGRSWQAVCDQLIGHFEEARELQRVDRALRAPRVRRPEPSHPGAGRRWQRFVALGDSLTEGLCDPAPDGALRGWADRLALLLSARGGIHYANLAVRSRRVRDVRGAQLARARDLRPDLVSILIGANDLVRSHADVAALAAEVEETVRVLRDDGADVLLVTPFLPDRRAAGLFAARFSTFAVHLAGIAERHGAILLDTDLHPALASRPNWGEDLVHLGSRGHRFLAYRAGELLGVPHAETLGALDQVLHDVDATTKAQWWREHALPWVWRRMRGRVAGDGRVAKHDEYVYIGRSSSMRSVEVG from the coding sequence GTGACCGAATCCTTCCTGCCGCACATGAACGGTGTGACCGGATCTGTGCTGCAGATCCTTCGACACCTCGAACGGACCGGCCACGATGCCCACGTGATCGCTCCGGGAGCCGCTGGCATCCCGGGCACGATGCACGGCGCATCGATCGAGCCGGTGATGAGCCTGGCGCTCCCCGGGTATCGCAACGTTCGCGTCGGCACCGTCACCGCGCACCGCATCGCGGAGTCGCTGTCGAGCTTCCGGCCCGACGTCGTGCACCTCGCATCCCCGTTCGCGCTGGGCTGGCGCGGCGTGCTCGCCGCCACGCGCCTCGCGCTTCCGGTCGTGGCGGCATACCAGACGGACGTCGCCGCCTATACAGAGCGGTATCGCGTCGCGGCCACCACGAACTTCGCTCAGAACCACATCCTGCGCCTGCACCGGCGTGCGACCCTGACGCTCGCGCCATCCTCCGAGTCGGAGCAGCAGCTTCACGGGCTCGGGGTGGACCGGATCCGCCGGTGGGGCCGCGGCGTGGATGCGGAGCGCTTCCACCCCGGCGCTCGCGTCGAGCAGTGGCAGCATCGCTCACCGGATGAGATCGTGGTCGGCTACGTCGGGCGACTGGCCGCCGAGAAGCAGATCGAGGATCTCCGCGTGCTGCACGGGATTCCCGGCATCCGCCTCGTCATCGTCGGCGACGGTCCGTCCCGTCCTCGCCTCGCGGCCCAGATGCCGGATGCCGTGTTCCTCGGCCACCTCGACGGGGACGAGCTCGCCGCCGCGATGGCATCCTTCGACATCTTCGTGCATCCGGGCGAGAGCGAGACGTTCGGGCAGACGCTGCAGGAGGCGCACGCCAGCGGGGTCCCGATCGTGGCGACCGGTCGCGGCGGCCCGCTGGATCTGATCCGGATGGGCATCGACGGCTGGCTGTATCGCCCCGGAGACCTGGATGACCTGCGGATGCGCGTCATGGATCTCGCAGGCGACGCGCGCAAGCGCCGGGCGTTCGGCGCGGCGGGGCGCAGGGCGGTCGAGGGGCGCAGCTGGCAGGCCGTCTGCGATCAGCTGATCGGCCACTTCGAGGAGGCGCGCGAGCTCCAGCGGGTGGATCGCGCGCTGCGCGCACCACGGGTGCGCAGGCCCGAGCCGTCGCATCCCGGCGCCGGCCGACGGTGGCAGCGTTTCGTCGCCCTCGGCGACTCGCTCACTGAGGGTCTCTGCGACCCGGCGCCGGACGGGGCGCTGCGCGGGTGGGCGGATCGACTCGCCCTGCTGCTGTCGGCCAGGGGCGGCATCCACTATGCGAACCTCGCGGTCCGATCGCGTCGCGTGCGGGACGTGCGCGGCGCGCAGCTCGCGCGAGCCAGGGACCTCAGGCCGGACCTGGTGTCGATCCTGATCGGCGCGAACGATCTCGTGAGGTCGCACGCGGACGTTGCTGCGCTCGCTGCCGAGGTCGAGGAGACGGTTCGCGTACTGCGCGATGACGGCGCCGACGTGCTGCTGGTGACGCCGTTCCTGCCCGACCGCCGGGCGGCGGGGCTGTTCGCGGCGCGGTTCTCCACGTTCGCGGTCCACCTCGCCGGCATCGCCGAGCGGCACGGTGCGATCCTCCTCGACACCGACCTGCACCCTGCGCTGGCGTCCAGACCGAACTGGGGCGAGGACCTGGTGCACCTCGGCAGCAGAGGACATCGTTTCCTCGCGTATCGCGCCGGCGAGCTCCTCGGAGTGCCGCACGCCGAGACACTCGGCGCGCTCGATCAGGTGCTGCACGACGTGGACGCCACCACCAAAGCGCAATGGTGGCGCGAGCACGCCCTCCCCTGGGTATGGCGCCGGATGCGCGGGCGCGTCGCGGGTGACGGGCGCGTCGCCAAGCACGACGAGTACGTCTACATCGGCCGGTCGTCCAGCATGCGCAGCGTCGAAGTCGGCTGA
- a CDS encoding thymidylate synthase: MSAAVPTPYEDLLRDVLEHGTHKDDRTGTGTTSVFGRQIRFDLSQGFPLITTKRVHFKSIAYELLWFLRGDSNVAWLQDNGVTIWDEWADADGDLGPVYGVQWRSWPTPDGGHIDQLAQVIEQIRATPDSRRLIVSAWNPADIPDMALAPCHALFQFYVADGRLSCQLYQRSADMFLGVPFNIASYALLTMMIAQQAGLEPGDFVWTGGDCHVYDNHVEQVREQLNRDPYPYPTLRFARKPESIFDYEFSDFVVEGYRHHPAIRAAVAV; this comes from the coding sequence ATGAGCGCAGCCGTCCCCACGCCGTACGAAGATCTGCTCCGCGACGTGCTGGAGCACGGCACGCACAAGGATGACCGCACCGGCACAGGGACGACCAGCGTCTTCGGCCGTCAGATCCGGTTCGACCTGTCGCAGGGGTTCCCGCTCATCACCACGAAGCGCGTGCACTTCAAATCGATCGCCTACGAGCTGCTCTGGTTCCTGCGCGGCGATTCCAACGTCGCCTGGCTGCAGGACAACGGCGTCACGATCTGGGACGAGTGGGCCGACGCCGACGGCGACCTCGGCCCGGTCTACGGCGTGCAGTGGCGGTCGTGGCCGACGCCGGATGGCGGTCACATCGATCAGCTCGCGCAGGTCATCGAGCAGATCAGGGCGACCCCGGATTCGCGACGTCTGATCGTCTCGGCCTGGAACCCCGCTGACATCCCCGACATGGCGCTCGCCCCCTGCCACGCCCTGTTCCAGTTCTACGTCGCCGACGGCCGGCTGTCGTGCCAGCTCTATCAGCGCAGCGCCGACATGTTCCTCGGAGTGCCGTTCAACATCGCCAGCTACGCACTGCTGACGATGATGATCGCGCAGCAGGCCGGGCTCGAGCCCGGCGACTTCGTCTGGACCGGCGGCGACTGCCATGTGTACGACAACCACGTCGAGCAGGTGCGCGAGCAGCTGAACCGCGATCCCTACCCGTACCCGACGCTGCGATTCGCGAGGAAGCCGGAGTCGATCTTCGACTACGAGTTCTCGGACTTCGTCGTCGAGGGCTACCGGCACCACCCGGCGATCCGCGCGGCGGTGGCGGTATGA
- the dapB gene encoding 4-hydroxy-tetrahydrodipicolinate reductase: MTKQVALVGGSGKLGTIIAHVIDELEGFEVTRLLTSSSTLSELDGVDLVVDASTPQVSVDVVRAAVERGINVLVGTSGWSAERIALMRPLVEAAGTGAVFIPNFSLGSVLGSALAAAAAPFFSSAEIVEAHRDTKVDSPSGTAVRTAELIAAARTEQGPVSAPHADQRARGQQVASVPVHSLRRPGVIARQDVILSGPGETLTITHDTVESAKAYAPGIRLAVPFAAAAQGVVVGLENMIDIGIQARA; encoded by the coding sequence ATGACCAAGCAGGTGGCACTCGTCGGCGGGTCCGGCAAGCTCGGAACGATCATCGCGCACGTGATCGACGAGCTCGAAGGGTTCGAAGTCACTCGGCTGCTGACATCGTCGAGCACGCTGAGCGAACTGGACGGAGTCGATCTGGTCGTGGACGCCTCGACGCCGCAGGTGAGCGTGGATGTCGTGCGCGCCGCCGTCGAGCGCGGCATCAACGTTCTCGTCGGCACCTCCGGCTGGTCCGCCGAGCGGATCGCGCTGATGCGCCCGCTCGTCGAAGCCGCAGGCACCGGCGCCGTGTTCATCCCGAACTTCTCGCTCGGCTCTGTACTGGGCTCCGCGCTGGCCGCGGCCGCCGCCCCGTTCTTCTCCTCGGCGGAGATCGTCGAGGCGCACCGCGACACCAAGGTCGACTCGCCGAGCGGCACGGCGGTGCGCACCGCCGAGCTCATCGCAGCCGCGCGCACCGAGCAGGGTCCTGTGAGCGCGCCGCACGCCGATCAGCGCGCGCGGGGTCAGCAGGTCGCGAGCGTCCCGGTGCACTCGCTGCGCCGCCCCGGCGTCATCGCACGTCAGGACGTCATCCTCTCCGGCCCCGGCGAAACCCTCACGATCACCCATGACACGGTGGAGTCGGCGAAGGCCTACGCGCCCGGCATCCGCCTCGCCGTTCCTTTCGCGGCAGCCGCGCAGGGAGTCGTGGTGGGACTGGAGAACATGATCGACATCGGGATCCAGGCGCGCGCATGA